Proteins encoded within one genomic window of Lactococcus garvieae:
- the atpB gene encoding F0F1 ATP synthase subunit A: MESTWTFNVGPVTFDGVILYMTALTVLIVFGLIYWASRNMQLKPTGKQNVLEWVVDFINGIGRENLGAKESPKYALMSFTLFSFLLISNIIGLVTKISSPEDISLWRSPTANSTVDLTLAVLVIVLANTLGVKQFGFKGYLKNAFWKEPKAMLPMTIMEEFTNALSMGLRLYGNIFAGEVLLGIIAGMIDSGWFILPVVWILAMAWIAFSIFISSLQAYVFVLLTNLYISHKILAEH; this comes from the coding sequence ATGGAATCGACATGGACATTTAATGTTGGACCAGTAACTTTTGACGGTGTCATTCTTTATATGACAGCTTTGACCGTTTTAATTGTCTTTGGTTTGATTTATTGGGCAAGTCGCAATATGCAACTTAAGCCTACAGGTAAGCAAAACGTCCTTGAATGGGTAGTTGACTTTATTAATGGTATCGGACGTGAAAATCTGGGTGCTAAAGAGTCACCAAAATATGCCCTCATGAGTTTTACACTCTTTTCTTTCCTTTTGATTTCGAATATCATCGGGCTAGTTACTAAAATCAGTTCACCAGAAGACATTAGTTTATGGCGCTCTCCAACAGCTAACTCTACAGTTGACTTGACCCTAGCGGTCTTGGTCATTGTACTCGCCAATACTCTTGGTGTGAAACAGTTTGGCTTCAAAGGCTATCTCAAAAATGCCTTTTGGAAAGAACCAAAAGCAATGCTTCCGATGACTATTATGGAAGAATTCACAAATGCTTTATCTATGGGACTCCGTCTTTATGGTAATATCTTTGCTGGTGAAGTCCTTTTAGGAATAATTGCTGGAATGATTGATTCCGGTTGGTTTATTCTTCCAGTTGTTTGGATTTTGGCGATGGCTTGGATTGCATTCTCAATCTTTATCTCATCTCTACAGGCTTATGTTTTTGTCCTTTTGACAAATCTTTACATCAGCCACAAAATTTTAGCAGAACACTAG
- a CDS encoding SLC13 family permease has protein sequence MEQQITRKPDNAFKKLTHFFIVDKVFLVSFIIAVVSVGLGGIRTEFFDYKVIVTVFGLMLVISGFRSTGILSYMGQTLVKRSKTTRQLVRFTTMLAFFFAVFFTNDLTILTILPLYLTITREIKNRKSVYIGAAMIVPACHTGSSLLPQGNPHNLYLYSFYQNPMHHLGQSLTNLEFFKGTGLLWIAGFLLLNLACQFIDNEPLVIETKVNKFNRLETSIFIALMVLMAAAVFGYVNFYLAVAIVAIIVLFYRPQLFNDVDYHLLFTFVFFFLIVGNIANIQVLTDFISNTFVGPQMSFLGTVFMSQIISNIASPILISPFTPHAVSVVIGADIGGIGTMVASMATLIAYKIIRVQARGETAGFVKYFALVNAGFLAVLVFVGLLIVTFGI, from the coding sequence ATGGAACAGCAAATCACAAGAAAGCCGGACAATGCTTTCAAAAAGTTGACCCATTTTTTTATTGTCGATAAGGTCTTTCTTGTATCATTTATTATCGCAGTCGTTTCAGTAGGCTTAGGTGGCATTCGAACAGAATTTTTTGATTATAAAGTTATTGTGACTGTTTTTGGACTCATGCTGGTTATTTCTGGTTTTCGTTCCACAGGCATTTTGTCTTACATGGGTCAAACATTAGTTAAAAGAAGTAAAACAACGCGTCAGCTTGTACGATTCACCACAATGCTGGCCTTCTTTTTTGCCGTATTTTTTACAAATGATCTGACTATCTTGACAATTCTGCCTCTTTATTTGACGATTACACGGGAAATAAAGAACCGTAAATCTGTTTATATCGGTGCAGCTATGATTGTTCCTGCTTGCCATACGGGGTCAAGTCTTCTTCCGCAAGGAAATCCCCATAATCTTTACTTATACTCTTTCTACCAAAATCCTATGCATCATTTGGGTCAGTCATTGACAAATCTAGAGTTTTTTAAAGGTACAGGTTTACTGTGGATTGCTGGTTTTTTACTTTTAAACTTAGCCTGTCAGTTTATAGATAATGAGCCTTTAGTGATTGAGACTAAAGTGAATAAGTTTAATCGGCTCGAAACTTCTATTTTTATTGCTTTGATGGTATTGATGGCAGCAGCTGTATTCGGTTATGTAAACTTCTATTTGGCCGTAGCTATTGTAGCTATTATTGTTCTGTTTTATCGTCCCCAGTTGTTTAATGATGTCGATTATCATTTGCTTTTCACCTTTGTGTTTTTCTTTTTGATTGTCGGAAATATTGCCAATATCCAAGTCTTAACTGATTTTATTAGCAATACCTTTGTTGGGCCACAGATGTCATTTTTAGGGACAGTCTTTATGAGTCAAATTATTTCTAATATTGCCTCACCTATTTTGATTTCGCCTTTCACACCTCATGCTGTTTCTGTAGTTATTGGGGCAGACATTGGAGGTATTGGAACCATGGTAGCTTCGATGGCTACTTTAATTGCTTATAAAATTATCCGGGTTCAAGCTCGAGGTGAAACTGCTGGTTTTGTAAAATATTTTGCCTTAGTCAATGCTGGCTTTCTAGCTGTGCTAGTATTCGTCGGTTTACTTATTGTGACCTTTGGTATATAA
- a CDS encoding alpha/beta hydrolase, translating into MAIINIEYYSEVLGMNRKFNVIYPEASKTGEEVGTDIPVLYLLHGMSGNEDSWLIRTGLDRMIRHTRLAVVMPSTDLGFYTNTHYGMKYFDAIAKELPDVLHNFFPNLSTKREKNFIAGLSMGGYGAFKLALATDKFSYAASLSGALDMTDLKEQSAEHAEYWQGLFGNIDQFNDTENSILYLAEHHSGSKPKLYSWCGEQDYLISGNNHAAQVLEKEGFDLTYKNTPGKHEWYYWTKQIEEVLKWLPITYKQEERLS; encoded by the coding sequence ATGGCTATTATAAATATTGAATACTACTCTGAAGTACTTGGAATGAATCGCAAATTTAATGTGATTTATCCCGAAGCGAGTAAAACTGGGGAAGAAGTTGGGACTGATATTCCAGTACTTTATCTGCTTCACGGTATGTCTGGAAATGAAGATTCATGGCTGATACGGACTGGACTCGATCGGATGATTCGTCATACGCGCCTAGCTGTTGTCATGCCTTCGACTGATTTAGGTTTTTATACCAACACCCATTATGGCATGAAGTATTTTGATGCAATTGCTAAGGAGTTGCCAGATGTCCTTCATAACTTCTTCCCAAATTTGAGTACCAAGCGCGAGAAAAACTTTATCGCGGGGTTATCAATGGGAGGATATGGAGCCTTCAAGTTAGCGCTAGCAACAGACAAGTTTAGTTATGCAGCAAGTCTGTCAGGAGCGTTAGATATGACCGATTTGAAAGAGCAAAGTGCAGAGCATGCTGAGTACTGGCAGGGGTTATTTGGAAATATAGATCAGTTTAATGATACAGAAAACAGTATTCTTTATTTAGCTGAGCACCATTCCGGCTCTAAGCCAAAACTTTATAGTTGGTGCGGTGAACAAGATTATCTTATTTCGGGAAATAATCATGCGGCACAAGTACTTGAAAAGGAAGGCTTTGATCTGACATATAAAAATACCCCCGGTAAACACGAATGGTATTATTGGACCAAACAAATAGAAGAGGTCCTTAAATGGCTTCCTATAACTTATAAACAAGAGGAACGTCTTAGCTAA
- a CDS encoding helix-hairpin-helix domain-containing protein, which produces MDKITEYIRKNLKVIVGIALSLAALGVFYLSRQEKKDNQGNFEAIEWSASDKKKTNNNSQEEKATEDTIFVDVKGAVKKPGIYKLSSKHRVSDAIVHAGGFADNAERKAINLAKKLQDEAEVYVPIQGEADTSKLLESNSHGGEQQEKAKVNINTADLTELQQLSGIGAKRAQDIIDYRTEKGNFQSVDDLIKVSGFGAKTLEKLKEAITVDE; this is translated from the coding sequence ATGGACAAAATAACAGAATATATCAGAAAAAATCTAAAAGTTATTGTGGGTATTGCTTTATCTCTCGCTGCACTAGGGGTTTTTTATCTGAGCAGGCAAGAAAAGAAAGATAATCAAGGGAATTTTGAGGCGATAGAATGGTCTGCATCCGATAAAAAGAAAACAAACAACAATTCTCAGGAAGAAAAAGCAACTGAGGATACTATTTTTGTAGATGTTAAAGGAGCAGTGAAAAAACCAGGTATTTATAAGCTTTCAAGCAAGCACCGAGTCTCGGACGCAATAGTTCATGCAGGAGGTTTTGCTGATAATGCAGAAAGAAAGGCTATTAACCTTGCTAAAAAGTTGCAAGATGAAGCAGAAGTCTATGTACCAATACAGGGAGAAGCTGACACAAGCAAGTTGTTGGAAAGTAATTCTCATGGAGGTGAACAGCAAGAAAAAGCAAAAGTGAATATCAATACAGCAGACTTAACAGAACTTCAGCAGCTGAGTGGTATTGGCGCTAAAAGAGCGCAGGATATTATTGATTATCGAACAGAAAAAGGAAACTTTCAGTCAGTGGATGACCTGATAAAAGTCAGTGGATTTGGTGCTAAAACTTTAGAAAAGTTAAAAGAAGCTATAACTGTAGATGAGTAG
- the sufB gene encoding Fe-S cluster assembly protein SufB has protein sequence MTEEVPVLEEYKFGFHDNAELVMSTGTGLTEEVIRTMSAAKEEPEWMLDFRLKSFEAFKKLDLPEWGPDLSDIDFDDVVYYQKPTDKPARTWDDVPDEIKETFEKIGIPEAERAYLAGASAQYESEVVYHNMKEEFTKLGIVFTDTDSALKEYPELFKKYFAKLVPPTDNKLAALNSAVWSGGSFVYVPKGVKCEIPIQAYFRINNEKSGQFERTLIIVDEGASIQYVEGCTAPTYSSASLHAAVVEIFCEEGGYMRYSTIQNWSDNVYNLVTKRAKAEANATVEWIDGNLGSRVSMKYPAVYLDGPGARGTMLSVAFANANQEQDTGAKMIHNAPNTSSSIISKSISKSGGAVNYRGQVTFNKNSAHSKSHIECDTIIMDDISKSDTIPFNEIHNSQVALEHEAKVSKISEEQLYYLMSRGLTEKEATDMIVMGFIEPFTKELPMEYAVELNRLISYSMEGSIG, from the coding sequence ATGACAGAAGAAGTTCCAGTATTAGAAGAATATAAATTTGGCTTTCATGATAATGCCGAATTAGTCATGTCTACAGGAACAGGTTTGACAGAAGAAGTTATTCGTACGATGTCAGCCGCAAAAGAAGAGCCAGAATGGATGCTGGATTTCCGTCTCAAATCCTTCGAGGCCTTCAAAAAATTAGACCTCCCAGAATGGGGACCTGATTTATCAGACATTGATTTTGATGATGTGGTTTACTATCAAAAACCGACAGATAAACCTGCGCGTACTTGGGATGACGTTCCTGATGAAATCAAAGAAACATTTGAAAAAATTGGTATTCCAGAAGCAGAACGTGCTTATTTGGCAGGTGCTTCGGCTCAATATGAGTCAGAAGTCGTCTATCACAATATGAAGGAAGAGTTTACTAAGCTTGGTATTGTTTTTACAGATACGGATTCTGCATTGAAAGAGTATCCAGAACTGTTTAAAAAATACTTTGCTAAACTCGTGCCGCCAACAGATAATAAACTGGCCGCTCTGAATTCAGCAGTTTGGTCTGGCGGAAGCTTTGTTTACGTGCCAAAGGGCGTAAAATGTGAGATTCCTATTCAAGCTTATTTCCGTATCAATAACGAAAAGTCTGGCCAGTTTGAGCGCACTTTAATTATTGTTGATGAAGGTGCATCAATCCAATACGTCGAAGGCTGTACCGCTCCAACTTATTCCTCAGCCAGCTTACATGCTGCTGTGGTAGAAATCTTCTGTGAAGAAGGCGGTTATATGCGTTACTCAACCATCCAAAACTGGTCAGATAATGTGTATAACTTGGTAACTAAGCGTGCCAAAGCAGAAGCAAATGCAACAGTTGAGTGGATCGATGGCAATCTTGGTTCACGTGTTTCGATGAAATATCCAGCCGTATATTTAGATGGCCCTGGTGCGCGCGGGACAATGCTCTCTGTAGCATTTGCCAATGCTAACCAAGAGCAAGATACAGGTGCTAAAATGATTCATAATGCACCTAACACAAGCTCGTCAATCATTTCGAAATCCATCTCTAAATCTGGTGGTGCAGTAAACTATCGAGGTCAAGTGACTTTCAATAAAAACTCAGCACATTCTAAATCACATATTGAGTGTGACACCATCATTATGGATGATATCTCAAAATCAGATACAATCCCATTTAATGAAATTCATAACTCTCAAGTTGCTTTAGAACATGAAGCCAAAGTCTCTAAAATTTCGGAAGAGCAACTGTATTATCTGATGAGTCGTGGCTTAACTGAAAAAGAAGCAACTGACATGATCGTCATGGGCTTTATCGAACCCTTCACGAAAGAGTTACCAATGGAATATGCTGTCGAGCTTAATCGCTTGATTTCCTACAGTATGGAAGGTTCAATCGGGTAG
- a CDS encoding F0F1 ATP synthase subunit delta: MTTVSSQKYSKALLEVAEEQSQLEVILAEVNELTQLFKEDDLASFFGTEVYSASAKSKVIDSIKETSSDLMKNFLDTVRSNGRLANLAEILAEIKNTADDMFKIADVEVITSVKLTETQIEKFVALAKSKFDLNEVTIVNTVDEKIVGGFIVNSRGKIIDASVKSQLAKIAKEIL; this comes from the coding sequence ATGACAACAGTCAGTTCTCAAAAATACAGTAAAGCCTTGCTTGAAGTTGCGGAAGAACAATCTCAACTAGAAGTTATTCTTGCTGAGGTCAATGAACTTACGCAACTTTTTAAAGAAGATGACCTGGCTTCCTTCTTTGGAACAGAAGTCTATTCTGCATCAGCAAAGTCTAAAGTCATTGATAGTATTAAGGAAACTTCATCTGATTTGATGAAGAATTTCCTTGATACTGTACGCTCAAATGGACGTTTAGCAAATTTAGCAGAGATTCTTGCTGAAATTAAAAATACAGCAGATGACATGTTTAAAATTGCTGATGTAGAGGTTATTACAAGCGTAAAATTAACTGAAACACAAATCGAAAAATTTGTTGCTCTCGCTAAATCGAAATTTGATTTGAACGAAGTAACAATCGTGAATACAGTAGATGAAAAGATTGTCGGTGGATTTATCGTAAATTCCCGTGGAAAAATCATTGATGCTTCTGTCAAATCACAATTGGCAAAAATTGCCAAAGAGATTCTCTAA
- the atpF gene encoding F0F1 ATP synthase subunit B, translating into MLTTLLETAPNTVLGNIIVVSGAFIILLILVRKFAWGAITGIFEERAKKISNDITTAELSKKEAETLLAQRENELAGSKEEAAHIIQTANDTAKQNRANILATANDEAANVKKRAQEDIEQERKEALSSVKGDVADISVQIAEKLIGQSLDTQAQSELIDSYIAKLGE; encoded by the coding sequence ATGCTTACTACATTATTAGAAACTGCTCCGAACACAGTTCTTGGTAATATTATCGTTGTCAGCGGTGCATTCATCATCTTGCTGATCTTGGTTCGTAAATTCGCATGGGGTGCCATCACTGGTATCTTTGAAGAACGTGCAAAAAAAATCAGTAACGATATTACAACTGCAGAACTGTCAAAAAAAGAAGCAGAAACATTATTAGCACAACGTGAAAATGAACTTGCAGGTTCAAAAGAAGAAGCTGCACACATTATCCAAACAGCCAACGATACAGCTAAACAAAATCGTGCAAATATCTTGGCAACAGCCAATGATGAAGCAGCGAATGTTAAAAAACGTGCTCAAGAAGACATTGAACAAGAGCGCAAAGAAGCCCTCAGTTCAGTTAAAGGGGATGTTGCTGATATTTCAGTACAGATTGCTGAGAAACTTATTGGTCAATCTTTGGACACACAAGCACAATCAGAACTTATTGACAGCTATATTGCTAAGCTTGGCGAATAG
- a CDS encoding F0F1 ATP synthase subunit C produces the protein MTTISIEALKAVAIGISALGAAIGDGLIVSAFINAVARQPEMEGKLRGSMFLGVAFAEGTFFIALAMAFLF, from the coding sequence ATGACAACAATCTCAATTGAAGCTCTTAAAGCAGTAGCTATTGGTATTAGTGCACTTGGTGCCGCTATCGGTGATGGACTTATTGTATCAGCATTTATCAACGCTGTTGCACGCCAACCAGAAATGGAGGGTAAACTCCGCGGAAGTATGTTCCTTGGTGTTGCCTTTGCCGAAGGTACATTCTTTATCGCCTTAGCTATGGCTTTCTTGTTCTAA
- a CDS encoding ABC-F family ATP-binding cassette domain-containing protein, which produces MSIINVKNLSHGFGERVIFENVSFRLLKGEHVGLVGANGEGKSTFMNIVTGALQPDEGKVEWSKKVRVGYLDQHAVLQKGQTIRDVLSSAFQYLFDIESEINALYLKMGDVTPEEMDQLLEEVGELQDILEQSDFYQINSKVEEIGRGLGLHEIGFERDVEDLSGGQRTKVLLAKLLLTKPEILMLDEPTNYLDEEHIAWLKQYLLDYENAFILISHDIPFLSSVINIIYHMENGSLDRYVGNYEAFQSVYEMKKKQELAAYKRQQSEIADLKDFVARNKARVATRNMAMSRQKKLDKMDMIELSAERPKPQFDFKKGPTSSKLIFETKDLVIGYTEPLSRPLNLRAERGQKIVFTGANGIGKTTLLRSILGEIQALDGEVQRGEKLEIGYFEQEVKGDNGKTCLEEIWDTFPAMNQAEVRAALARCGLTKKHIESKVAVLSGGEKAKVRLCKLMNSESNVLVLDEPTNHLDVDAKDELKRALQDYKGTILLISHEPEFYQDVATETWNCESWTTKVL; this is translated from the coding sequence ATGAGTATTATCAACGTAAAAAATTTATCGCATGGTTTTGGTGAGCGTGTTATATTTGAAAATGTATCCTTCCGTCTGCTCAAAGGTGAGCATGTGGGTCTTGTTGGCGCAAATGGTGAAGGTAAATCCACCTTCATGAATATTGTCACAGGAGCCCTGCAACCAGACGAAGGAAAAGTTGAGTGGTCGAAAAAAGTGCGTGTTGGTTATCTGGATCAACATGCTGTTTTGCAAAAAGGTCAAACGATTCGTGATGTCCTTTCGAGTGCTTTTCAGTATCTGTTTGATATTGAGTCAGAAATCAACGCCCTCTATCTGAAAATGGGTGATGTAACACCTGAGGAAATGGATCAACTTTTGGAAGAAGTTGGCGAATTACAAGATATCTTAGAACAAAGTGATTTTTATCAAATCAACTCCAAGGTTGAAGAAATAGGGCGCGGCCTTGGGTTGCACGAGATTGGTTTTGAACGTGATGTTGAAGATCTTTCTGGTGGTCAACGAACCAAAGTACTCCTGGCTAAACTATTGTTAACCAAACCAGAAATTCTCATGCTAGATGAACCAACCAACTATCTGGATGAAGAACATATTGCTTGGTTAAAGCAGTATCTTTTGGACTATGAAAATGCGTTTATCTTGATTTCCCATGATATTCCTTTCTTGAGTTCTGTTATCAATATCATTTATCATATGGAAAATGGTTCGCTCGACCGTTATGTTGGTAACTATGAAGCTTTCCAATCTGTGTATGAGATGAAGAAAAAACAAGAGTTAGCGGCTTACAAACGTCAACAATCAGAAATCGCAGATCTTAAAGATTTTGTTGCGCGAAATAAAGCGCGTGTAGCTACGCGAAATATGGCAATGTCACGTCAGAAGAAACTTGATAAGATGGATATGATTGAGCTCAGTGCTGAGCGTCCTAAACCACAATTTGATTTCAAAAAAGGTCCAACATCAAGCAAGCTAATCTTTGAAACCAAAGACTTAGTCATTGGCTATACTGAACCTTTGTCGCGTCCGCTTAATCTACGTGCAGAACGTGGCCAAAAGATTGTCTTTACAGGTGCCAATGGGATTGGGAAAACAACTCTGCTCCGTAGTATTCTTGGAGAAATACAAGCACTTGATGGAGAAGTTCAACGTGGTGAAAAACTCGAGATTGGCTATTTTGAGCAAGAAGTAAAAGGTGATAATGGTAAAACCTGTCTTGAGGAAATCTGGGATACATTTCCTGCGATGAATCAAGCTGAAGTTCGCGCAGCTTTGGCCCGTTGTGGGTTAACCAAAAAACATATTGAAAGCAAAGTCGCGGTTCTTAGTGGGGGTGAAAAAGCAAAGGTACGCTTGTGCAAATTAATGAATTCAGAAAGCAACGTCCTTGTTTTAGATGAACCAACTAATCACTTAGATGTGGATGCTAAGGATGAGCTAAAACGTGCTCTACAAGACTACAAGGGAACAATTCTACTAATCTCTCATGAGCCAGAATTTTATCAAGATGTAGCGACCGAAACTTGGAACTGTGAGTCATGGACAACAAAAGTACTGTAA
- a CDS encoding MmcQ/YjbR family DNA-binding protein — translation MTRQELIDLVLKSTNSYEEYPFNNNNSEKILWTTIRQKTNKKIIALIFEKDDQLLIDLKLLPEHGEEVRRLSGVYPGYHMNKTHWNTVSVNSTSLSHEGLLQMIKESDTLTQK, via the coding sequence ATGACACGACAAGAATTAATTGATTTAGTCCTAAAATCGACAAATTCCTATGAGGAGTATCCCTTTAACAATAATAACAGTGAGAAAATTCTATGGACGACAATTAGACAAAAAACAAATAAAAAAATTATTGCTTTAATCTTTGAGAAAGATGATCAGTTATTGATCGATTTAAAGCTCCTCCCAGAACATGGCGAGGAAGTTAGGCGTCTTTCGGGAGTCTATCCCGGGTATCACATGAATAAAACGCACTGGAATACCGTCAGCGTGAACTCCACAAGCCTTAGTCACGAGGGCTTGCTTCAAATGATTAAAGAAAGTGACACACTCACTCAAAAATAA
- a CDS encoding DNA internalization-related competence protein ComEC/Rec2, with protein sequence MNQKFPLIYLIYLLTFLYFLVFSFSWALLMITMASIALVFYRKYYSLLIVLACFTVFFYMVKQIEEVKENKQVEKISTIKPYIDTLEVNGSRLSFRGRTDGQDYQLFYNFKNKEEQDFFKKLDYNLIIYFQGGLEEAEGQSNFSGFNYKQYMKNQGIYRLIQIEDIQGYKRLSGFDLRLYRRKAILWAQAHFPTPMSSYMTGLLFGWLDKDFEEMGDIYTSLGIIHLFALSGMQVNFFIALLRKLLLRLGILQETLIFIQIPFSIFYAFMTGLSVSILRALLQKNIPMKRTMDKFSVTFLLLLLFMPQFLLTTGGQLTMLYSFLLSFLSGKFSHLKGIKKTVMESTVLSVGVLPLLIFHFHSFQPLSIFLTLFFSLIFDFLLLPGLLLVFILSFLGFDFAFLNNFFLHLEEIIKVVNSLFQYPLVLGKPEFIFLVVLFICSGLFIDFYRKKVWNTIIALILLLLFFIVKNPRQASITMIDVGQGDSILLQDKWSRRNILIDTGGKLRWASDESWKLTSYKSNAERTLIPYLKSRGIGTIDSLILTHPDEDHVGDLEILAQKLKIKHIYISQSSLEKKSFAKRLTKLKSQIHIVKTGDKLPIFDSQLYFLSAGLEGEGSNNNSLVTYGTFYKTKFLFTGDLEEEGEQYLQRNYPHLQADVLKVGHHGSKSSSKPEFLQTLNPKIALISVGKNNRYKHPSQETLDNLSSEKIKVYRTDQQGAIRLIQENNVWKIQTVK encoded by the coding sequence ATGAATCAAAAATTTCCTCTTATTTATTTGATTTATCTGTTAACTTTTTTATATTTTCTTGTTTTTAGTTTTTCTTGGGCTTTGTTAATGATAACTATGGCGAGTATAGCCCTCGTTTTTTATCGTAAATATTATTCTCTCCTTATTGTTTTAGCTTGCTTTACTGTCTTTTTTTATATGGTTAAGCAAATAGAGGAAGTAAAGGAAAACAAGCAAGTAGAGAAAATATCTACAATTAAACCTTATATAGACACACTTGAAGTCAATGGTAGCCGTTTAAGTTTTAGAGGAAGAACAGATGGACAAGATTATCAGCTTTTTTATAATTTCAAGAATAAAGAAGAACAAGATTTTTTTAAAAAGCTAGACTATAATCTTATCATTTACTTTCAGGGTGGATTGGAGGAGGCAGAGGGACAAAGTAATTTTTCGGGCTTTAATTATAAGCAATATATGAAAAATCAAGGGATTTATAGACTTATCCAGATTGAAGATATTCAGGGGTATAAGCGTTTATCCGGCTTTGATTTACGACTTTATCGCAGAAAAGCTATTCTCTGGGCACAAGCACATTTCCCCACACCTATGTCTTCTTATATGACGGGCTTACTTTTTGGCTGGTTAGATAAGGATTTTGAAGAGATGGGAGATATTTATACAAGTTTAGGTATTATTCATCTTTTTGCCCTTTCAGGAATGCAGGTTAATTTTTTTATTGCACTCCTTCGTAAGCTACTACTCAGATTAGGTATACTGCAAGAGACTCTCATTTTTATCCAAATACCTTTTTCCATTTTCTATGCTTTTATGACAGGTTTATCGGTATCAATTTTACGGGCCCTTTTACAAAAAAATATTCCGATGAAAAGGACAATGGATAAATTTTCTGTTACCTTTCTTCTTTTACTCTTGTTTATGCCCCAATTTTTACTGACAACTGGGGGCCAGCTAACCATGCTTTACTCCTTTTTATTATCTTTTCTTTCAGGAAAGTTTAGCCATCTAAAGGGGATAAAAAAGACAGTAATGGAATCCACAGTCTTATCAGTAGGTGTTTTACCTCTTTTAATTTTTCATTTTCATAGTTTTCAACCTCTATCTATTTTTTTAACCCTGTTTTTCAGTTTAATTTTCGATTTTTTGTTACTGCCAGGCTTACTTCTAGTTTTTATCCTTTCATTTTTGGGGTTTGATTTTGCTTTTCTCAACAACTTTTTTCTACATTTAGAAGAAATTATAAAAGTTGTGAACAGTCTTTTTCAGTATCCACTTGTATTAGGAAAACCAGAATTTATCTTTTTAGTTGTCCTTTTCATATGTAGCGGACTTTTCATTGACTTTTATAGAAAAAAAGTGTGGAATACAATCATCGCACTAATTCTGCTTCTTTTATTTTTTATTGTGAAAAATCCTCGACAAGCAAGTATCACCATGATAGATGTTGGCCAAGGAGACAGCATACTGCTACAAGACAAATGGAGCCGTCGTAATATTTTAATCGACACGGGAGGAAAACTAAGATGGGCTTCAGATGAAAGCTGGAAACTTACTTCATATAAAAGTAATGCTGAGAGAACACTGATTCCTTATCTTAAGTCACGTGGAATTGGTACAATAGATTCATTGATTTTGACACATCCCGATGAAGACCATGTCGGTGATTTAGAGATTCTAGCTCAAAAGTTGAAGATAAAGCATATTTATATTTCTCAATCATCTTTAGAAAAAAAGAGCTTCGCTAAAAGATTAACCAAGTTAAAAAGTCAGATTCACATTGTTAAGACAGGAGATAAGTTGCCTATTTTTGATAGCCAGCTTTACTTTTTATCCGCAGGACTTGAAGGAGAAGGTAGCAACAATAACTCATTAGTGACCTATGGTACTTTTTACAAGACGAAATTTTTATTTACAGGAGATCTGGAAGAGGAGGGGGAGCAATATTTGCAAAGAAACTACCCACACCTGCAGGCAGATGTATTGAAAGTTGGACACCATGGAAGTAAGAGCTCCTCAAAGCCTGAGTTTTTACAAACACTTAATCCTAAAATTGCCCTCATTTCTGTGGGGAAGAATAATCGATACAAGCATCCTAGTCAGGAGACTTTGGATAACTTGTCTTCGGAAAAAATTAAAGTTTATCGTACTGATCAACAAGGGGCAATTCGCTTAATTCAAGAAAATAATGTTTGGAAAATCCAAACGGTTAAATAA